The following are encoded in a window of Microvirga ossetica genomic DNA:
- the fdhF gene encoding formate dehydrogenase subunit alpha, translating to MALIKEVDYGTPIRRTDKAVTLTIDGQPVTVPAGTSVMAASMMLGTEIPKLCATDSLEPFGSCRLCLIEIDGRRGTPASCTTPAEEGMVVHTQTDRLARLRRGVMELYISDHPLDCLTCSANGDCELQDMAGAVGLREVRYGYDGANHLDAPKDVSNPYFTFEDSKCIVCSRCVRACEEVQGTFALTIQGRGFDSRVSPGGLDFFGSECVSCGACVQACPTATLNEKSVIELGTPEHSVITTCAYCGVGCSFKAEMKGNTVVRMVPYKDGKANEGHSCVKGRFAWGYATHRDRITKPMTRERITDPWREVSWQEAIDHAASGFKRIQAKYGRDSIGGITSSRCTNEETFLVQKLVRTGFGNNNVDTCARVCHSPTGYGLKTTLGTSAGTHDFASVDQADVMIVIGANPTDGHPVFASRMKRRLREGAHLIVIDPRRIDLVRSPHIEADYHLPLKPGTNVAMINALAHVIVTEGLVDEEYVRERCELDAFESWARFIADDRHSPEAVADILGVPAADVRGAARLYASGGNSAIYFGLGVTEHSQGSTMVMGMANIAMATGNIGKPGCGVNPLRGQNNVQGSCDMGSFPHEFSGYRHVSDDATRQMFEAFWGVDLLKEPGLRIPNMLDEAVSGSFKALYIQGEDIAQSDPDTQHVTAGLRAMEFVVIQDIFLNETAKYAHVFLPGSSFLEKDGTFTNAERRINRVRKVMPPLGELADWEVTMALSNALGYPMHYTHPGEIMDEIASLTPTFAGVSYDKLDQLGSIQWPCNEAAPAGTPMMHVGRFVRGKGKFMITDFVPTEERTGPRFPLILTTGRILSQYNVGAQTRRTENSRWHEEDVLEIHPFDAESRGIVDGDLVSLESRSGDIALRAQISERMQPGVVYTTFHHAKTGANVITTDYSDWATNCPEYKVTAVQVRRTNRQSDWQARFYEEDVALKRIDANAHAAE from the coding sequence ATGGCTCTGATCAAGGAAGTCGACTACGGCACGCCGATCCGCAGGACGGACAAGGCGGTGACGCTGACCATCGACGGCCAGCCGGTCACGGTGCCGGCAGGCACCTCAGTGATGGCCGCAAGCATGATGCTGGGAACCGAGATTCCCAAGCTCTGCGCCACGGATTCGCTGGAGCCCTTCGGCTCCTGTCGTCTCTGCCTCATCGAGATCGACGGGCGGCGCGGAACGCCCGCGTCGTGCACCACACCTGCCGAAGAGGGCATGGTCGTGCACACGCAAACCGATCGGCTCGCAAGGCTCCGTCGCGGCGTGATGGAGCTCTATATCTCGGATCATCCGCTCGACTGCCTCACCTGTTCCGCGAACGGCGATTGCGAGCTCCAGGACATGGCGGGCGCCGTCGGCCTGCGCGAGGTCCGGTACGGCTATGATGGGGCCAACCATCTCGATGCGCCGAAGGATGTGTCCAATCCGTATTTCACCTTCGAGGACTCCAAGTGCATCGTCTGCTCCCGTTGCGTGCGGGCCTGCGAGGAAGTGCAGGGCACCTTCGCCCTGACGATCCAGGGGAGGGGTTTCGACTCCCGCGTCTCGCCGGGCGGATTGGATTTCTTCGGGTCCGAGTGCGTCTCCTGCGGCGCCTGCGTGCAGGCCTGCCCGACAGCCACCCTCAATGAGAAGAGCGTGATCGAACTCGGCACGCCCGAGCATTCGGTCATCACCACCTGCGCCTATTGCGGTGTCGGCTGCTCGTTCAAGGCGGAGATGAAGGGAAACACCGTCGTCCGGATGGTGCCGTACAAGGACGGCAAGGCCAACGAAGGGCATTCCTGCGTCAAGGGACGCTTCGCCTGGGGCTATGCCACGCACAGGGACCGCATCACCAAGCCCATGACCCGTGAAAGGATCACGGATCCATGGCGCGAGGTCTCGTGGCAGGAAGCGATCGACCATGCCGCCAGCGGGTTCAAGCGCATCCAGGCAAAGTACGGCCGCGACTCCATCGGCGGCATCACGTCCTCCAGATGCACGAACGAGGAGACATTCCTCGTCCAGAAGCTCGTCCGCACCGGCTTCGGCAACAACAATGTCGATACCTGCGCCCGCGTCTGCCATTCGCCGACCGGATACGGTCTGAAGACGACCCTCGGCACGTCGGCTGGGACCCATGACTTCGCATCGGTGGACCAGGCGGATGTCATGATCGTGATCGGGGCCAACCCGACCGACGGGCATCCGGTCTTCGCCTCCCGCATGAAGCGGCGGCTGCGCGAGGGGGCTCACCTCATCGTCATCGATCCGCGCCGGATCGATCTCGTGAGATCGCCCCACATCGAGGCCGATTATCACCTCCCCCTGAAGCCCGGGACCAACGTGGCGATGATCAACGCGCTCGCGCACGTGATCGTGACGGAGGGTCTGGTCGACGAGGAATACGTGCGCGAGCGGTGCGAGCTCGATGCCTTCGAGTCCTGGGCCCGCTTCATTGCCGACGACCGTCATTCCCCCGAGGCCGTCGCGGACATCCTGGGGGTTCCTGCCGCGGATGTGCGAGGCGCGGCCCGGCTCTACGCGTCCGGCGGGAATAGCGCGATCTATTTCGGGCTTGGCGTCACAGAGCACAGCCAGGGCTCGACCATGGTGATGGGCATGGCAAACATCGCCATGGCGACCGGCAACATCGGGAAGCCCGGCTGCGGCGTGAATCCGCTGCGCGGGCAGAACAATGTCCAGGGCTCATGCGACATGGGCTCTTTCCCGCATGAGTTCTCAGGCTATCGCCACGTCTCCGACGATGCGACGCGGCAGATGTTCGAGGCTTTCTGGGGGGTAGACCTCCTGAAAGAGCCCGGCCTGCGCATTCCCAACATGCTCGATGAGGCGGTGTCCGGATCGTTCAAGGCCCTCTACATCCAGGGCGAGGACATTGCTCAATCCGATCCCGATACGCAGCACGTGACCGCTGGCTTGAGGGCCATGGAATTCGTGGTGATCCAGGACATCTTCCTGAACGAAACCGCCAAATATGCCCACGTCTTCCTGCCCGGCTCCTCCTTCCTTGAGAAGGACGGGACCTTCACCAATGCGGAACGACGCATCAACCGCGTGCGGAAAGTGATGCCGCCCCTAGGCGAGTTGGCGGATTGGGAGGTCACGATGGCACTCTCGAATGCCCTCGGGTATCCGATGCACTATACGCATCCCGGCGAGATCATGGACGAAATCGCAAGCCTTACGCCGACCTTCGCAGGCGTATCTTATGACAAGCTCGATCAGCTCGGATCGATCCAGTGGCCGTGCAACGAGGCTGCCCCGGCCGGAACGCCGATGATGCACGTAGGTCGCTTCGTCCGCGGCAAGGGCAAGTTCATGATCACGGATTTCGTCCCCACCGAGGAGCGTACGGGGCCGCGTTTCCCGCTGATCCTGACGACCGGCCGCATCCTGTCGCAATACAATGTCGGCGCCCAGACGAGGCGCACGGAGAACAGCCGCTGGCACGAAGAGGACGTGCTTGAGATCCATCCCTTCGATGCGGAAAGCCGGGGGATCGTGGACGGCGACCTCGTGTCCCTCGAGAGTCGCTCGGGCGACATTGCCTTGCGGGCGCAGATCAGCGAGCGGATGCAGCCGGGTGTCGTCTACACGACATTTCACCACGCGAAGACCGGTGCGAACGTGATCACGACCGATTACTCCGACTGGGCGACGAACTGTCCGGAGTACAAGGTCACGGCGGTGCAGGTGCGCCGCACGAACAGGCAAAGCGACTGGCAGGCCCGGTTCTATGAAGAGGATGTCGCACTCAAGCGCATCGACGCGAATGCCCATGCTGCTGAGTGA
- the fdhD gene encoding formate dehydrogenase accessory sulfurtransferase FdhD: MLLSEDNPHFLEAVDAPATVLRFGRGEPIRGLRVIPSEVPVNFVYGGIPFAVMMASPSDLDDFTVGFSLTEGVIQAPDDIRGIRIEPEEKGLRVAVDLVPDRLHEHLARRRVLSGRTGCGLCGIDDLDALPQARLLSGPAPSVSLRAIRAALAALDSKQVLNQRTHAVHGAAWADMNGTLVCVREDVGRHNALDKLIGALCRAGTKPDGGFVIVTSRCSFELVEKVAVFGARTLIAISAPTSLALERARRLDMTLIAIARHDSVTVFHGLEHIHSEDGLT; this comes from the coding sequence ATGCTGCTGAGTGAAGACAACCCGCATTTCCTTGAGGCGGTGGACGCGCCTGCCACCGTCCTCCGCTTTGGGAGGGGCGAGCCCATTCGTGGCCTTCGCGTAATCCCCTCAGAAGTGCCGGTCAATTTCGTGTATGGCGGCATTCCGTTCGCCGTCATGATGGCATCGCCATCCGACTTGGATGACTTCACCGTGGGCTTCAGCCTGACGGAAGGCGTAATTCAAGCCCCGGACGATATCCGCGGAATTCGCATCGAGCCGGAAGAGAAGGGCTTGAGGGTCGCCGTTGATCTTGTACCTGACAGACTGCATGAACATCTGGCTCGTAGGCGCGTGCTGTCAGGGCGGACCGGCTGCGGGTTGTGCGGGATCGATGATCTCGACGCGCTGCCTCAAGCGCGCTTGCTCAGCGGACCTGCGCCGAGCGTTTCTCTCAGGGCCATTCGAGCGGCGTTGGCAGCGCTCGACAGTAAGCAGGTGCTGAATCAGCGGACCCATGCGGTTCATGGAGCAGCTTGGGCTGACATGAATGGGACGCTTGTTTGCGTGCGTGAGGATGTCGGCCGTCACAATGCCCTCGATAAGCTCATCGGCGCGCTATGCCGCGCCGGCACGAAGCCTGACGGCGGTTTCGTGATCGTCACGAGCCGCTGTTCCTTCGAGCTGGTCGAGAAGGTCGCCGTATTCGGGGCGAGAACATTGATTGCAATTTCCGCTCCGACATCCCTGGCTCTGGAACGAGCCCGACGTCTCGATATGACACTCATTGCAATCGCACGGCACGATTCCGTGACCGTCTTCCATGGCCTGGAACACATTCACAGTGAGGATGGCTTGACATGA
- a CDS encoding formate dehydrogenase subunit delta has product MSIEKLIRMANQIASFFRSYPEDQALKGIHDHIVAFWTPGMQRALLSCAGQDDGKLDPLVVKAMVDAPSGKNPIEKEVAGPETVGELGSDAG; this is encoded by the coding sequence ATGAGTATCGAGAAGCTCATCCGAATGGCCAATCAGATCGCCAGCTTCTTCCGTTCCTATCCGGAAGATCAGGCTCTCAAGGGTATCCACGACCACATTGTGGCCTTCTGGACACCGGGCATGCAGAGAGCGCTGTTATCCTGCGCGGGCCAAGATGATGGAAAACTCGATCCGCTTGTCGTGAAAGCGATGGTCGATGCCCCGTCAGGGAAGAACCCGATCGAAAAGGAAGTCGCCGGTCCGGAGACGGTAGGAGAATTGGGGAGTGATGCTGGGTAA
- a CDS encoding IS630 family transposase, with amino-acid sequence MDLAAAGRRDREALRRAHLALTALGRVAPKGDFRWRRPRHTLKGRQDADAVDRAGLRRKLLKAQAEAGDIVLLFGDESEALTHPYLAHAWAKKGADLRIPAPGQAAKVAMLGLLDWAPRDLIVRTSRSKRSADFIALLDQIDTQYGPTSARATKPIVLVLDNGPIHTSKATRAALAERAPWLTVEWLPKYAPELNDIEELWRDLKQHHLAHQTFAGPENLDDAIHEAVAMLNCERSRHPLANHRIAA; translated from the coding sequence TTGGACCTTGCCGCGGCTGGCCGACGAGATCGAGAAGCGCTCCGGCGTGCGCATCTCGCGCTCACGGCTCTCGGTCGTGTTGCGCCAAAAGGGGATTTCCGCTGGCGCCGGCCGCGCCATACCCTGAAGGGCCGCCAGGATGCAGACGCCGTGGACCGCGCTGGCCTGCGCCGCAAGCTCCTGAAGGCGCAGGCCGAGGCGGGCGATATCGTGCTCTTGTTCGGGGATGAATCCGAAGCGCTCACCCACCCCTATCTCGCCCATGCTTGGGCCAAGAAGGGCGCGGATCTGCGCATTCCAGCGCCCGGCCAAGCCGCCAAGGTGGCGATGCTCGGTCTGCTCGACTGGGCCCCGCGGGACCTGATCGTGCGCACCAGCCGGAGCAAGCGCAGTGCCGATTTTATCGCGCTGCTGGACCAGATCGACACGCAGTATGGCCCAACGTCCGCTCGTGCGACGAAGCCGATCGTGCTCGTCCTCGATAATGGCCCGATCCACACCAGCAAGGCGACGCGCGCCGCCCTCGCCGAGCGGGCGCCCTGGCTCACGGTCGAATGGCTGCCAAAGTACGCTCCCGAACTCAACGACATCGAAGAGCTCTGGCGCGATCTGAAGCAGCATCATCTTGCTCACCAGACTTTCGCGGGTCCAGAGAACCTCGATGATGCCATCCACGAGGCGGTCGCGATGCTCAATTGCGAGCGAAGTCGCCATCCGTTGGCCAACCACCGAATCGCTGCTTAG
- a CDS encoding IS4 family transposase, with product MTKTSLPTHPLGEAANVISWVDQELAGCRFRDNRLGQRLRKLLTHMAGAIGGSLPLACQDWANTKAAYRFLSNPKVSDHEILQGHFQATRTRFAAFGGPILVIQDTTELSYERAQPERIGATRRVNSGRDKEGRSRMHTVCGLLMHSCLAVTADGLPLGLSAIKFWTRPQFKGARTLKRKINPTRVPIDQKESIRWLECMRQSVALFGAPERCIHIGDRENDIDEFFCTAQALSTHFLVRTCVDRLAGDGQHTIADEMAEVKVKGRHQVEVRSPKGDVSLATVELKYRRIHILPPIGKQKRYPALSLTVIHAQERHPPKDRARIDWKLITDLPVRSRADAIQMLDWYAMRWKVELFHKILKSGCRAEETKLRTAERLVNLLSIYCILSWRIFWMTMLNRVVPDVPPRLALTDLEMDLLDELVRDKGQVLLRSKTLAYYLTKIARMGGYLARGHDPPPGNTVMWRGLSRLMDIELGARIGAQIYG from the coding sequence ATGACAAAGACGTCTCTTCCGACGCATCCTCTGGGAGAGGCAGCCAATGTTATTTCCTGGGTCGATCAGGAACTCGCTGGGTGCCGCTTTCGGGACAATCGTCTCGGCCAGCGCCTGCGCAAGCTCCTGACCCACATGGCCGGTGCCATTGGCGGCAGCCTTCCGCTGGCCTGCCAGGATTGGGCTAACACCAAAGCGGCCTACCGCTTCCTGTCCAATCCCAAAGTTTCCGACCATGAGATCCTTCAGGGCCATTTCCAAGCCACCCGAACCCGCTTTGCCGCCTTCGGTGGCCCTATCTTGGTCATTCAGGACACAACCGAACTGTCCTACGAAAGAGCACAGCCTGAACGGATTGGTGCGACCCGCCGGGTCAACAGCGGCCGGGACAAGGAAGGTCGCTCCAGGATGCACACGGTCTGCGGGCTGCTCATGCACTCTTGCCTGGCTGTGACCGCGGATGGGCTGCCGCTGGGGCTTTCGGCGATCAAGTTTTGGACGAGGCCTCAGTTCAAGGGCGCCCGGACGCTCAAACGCAAGATCAACCCGACCCGGGTGCCCATCGATCAGAAGGAGAGTATCCGCTGGCTGGAGTGCATGAGGCAGTCCGTGGCGCTGTTCGGTGCTCCTGAGCGCTGCATCCATATCGGCGACCGGGAGAACGACATCGACGAGTTCTTCTGCACGGCTCAGGCTCTGAGCACGCACTTCCTGGTCCGAACCTGCGTGGATCGGTTGGCGGGCGATGGCCAGCACACCATCGCGGACGAGATGGCAGAGGTGAAGGTCAAAGGACGGCATCAGGTCGAAGTTCGCAGCCCGAAAGGCGATGTGAGCCTTGCCACCGTAGAGCTCAAATACCGCCGGATCCACATCCTGCCTCCGATCGGCAAGCAGAAGCGCTATCCAGCCCTGAGCCTGACGGTGATCCACGCACAGGAGCGTCATCCACCCAAAGACCGGGCGCGGATCGACTGGAAGCTGATCACGGATCTGCCGGTACGATCCCGCGCGGACGCGATCCAGATGCTCGACTGGTACGCCATGCGCTGGAAGGTCGAGCTGTTCCACAAGATCCTCAAGTCCGGGTGCCGAGCGGAGGAGACCAAGCTGAGAACGGCCGAGCGCCTGGTGAACCTGCTCAGCATCTACTGCATCCTGAGCTGGCGGATCTTCTGGATGACGATGCTCAATCGTGTTGTTCCGGACGTGCCGCCGCGGCTGGCCTTGACGGACTTGGAAATGGACCTGCTCGACGAGCTGGTGCGAGACAAGGGCCAGGTGCTGCTGCGGAGCAAGACGCTCGCCTACTATTTAACTAAGATCGCCCGCATGGGCGGCTACCTTGCCCGTGGCCATGATCCTCCGCCAGGAAACACCGTCATGTGGAGAGGACTATCCCGCCTGATGGATATCGAACTCGGCGCTAGGATTGGGGCGCAAATCTATGGGTAA
- a CDS encoding DUF1254 domain-containing protein — translation MKVGVSVYTWGYPLVRMERVIRDYTDVPSPKPATSYRAPLNTIGWAAELATPAAKDMPTANNDTFYMSAVVKLDTPYILSVPDTGDRYYVVNVFNMWQELEHYLGRRTTGTKAERYAIVPPGWSGQLPSDVERLDVTTDKVWLWGRLRIAQGEPAAPVLDLQKQFRLEPLGASAGTAGVNALPPLPSIAGDDLGFLKHLAVALKANRIKPADQALFAQFARIGLTSDGFDPAKLSEPARKGLLRGLEDGPAAAISSFASTATKRNGWDWVTGLDSFGFNYPLRAMVAGPYLGGNGEREAMYPIRYKDADGNVLNGANRYLVRFDREPPVDAFWSLTMYNASDKMLVENPIDRFKVGTDTRGLKRAADGSITIPIQVEAPQGDAAANWLPAPTGDFYVILRLYQPSDEILNGTYQLPQMRKVQ, via the coding sequence TTGAAAGTTGGTGTCTCCGTCTACACCTGGGGCTATCCCCTGGTGCGCATGGAGCGGGTGATCCGCGACTACACCGATGTCCCGTCCCCCAAACCCGCCACAAGCTACCGGGCACCCCTGAACACGATCGGGTGGGCCGCCGAACTCGCCACGCCCGCGGCAAAGGACATGCCCACGGCGAACAACGACACGTTCTACATGAGCGCGGTCGTCAAGCTCGACACCCCGTACATCCTGTCCGTCCCGGACACGGGCGACCGCTACTACGTGGTCAACGTCTTCAACATGTGGCAGGAGCTCGAGCACTATCTCGGTCGCCGCACCACAGGCACGAAGGCCGAACGCTACGCCATTGTGCCGCCGGGCTGGTCCGGACAGCTCCCAAGCGACGTCGAGCGCCTTGATGTCACGACGGACAAGGTCTGGCTCTGGGGCCGCTTGCGGATCGCGCAGGGCGAGCCTGCAGCTCCCGTGCTCGACCTCCAGAAGCAGTTCCGCCTCGAACCTCTCGGAGCCTCTGCGGGCACGGCAGGCGTAAATGCGTTGCCGCCTCTGCCGTCGATCGCCGGGGACGATCTTGGCTTCCTGAAGCATCTCGCCGTTGCCCTGAAGGCGAACCGGATCAAGCCCGCCGATCAGGCGCTGTTCGCCCAGTTCGCCCGCATCGGGCTGACATCCGACGGCTTCGATCCCGCCAAGCTGTCGGAGCCTGCTCGCAAGGGGCTGCTGCGCGGCCTGGAAGACGGCCCTGCCGCGGCCATCTCGTCCTTTGCCAGCACGGCCACCAAGCGGAATGGCTGGGACTGGGTCACCGGGCTCGACAGCTTTGGCTTCAACTATCCGCTGCGGGCGATGGTGGCCGGACCCTATCTCGGTGGCAACGGCGAGCGCGAGGCGATGTACCCGATCCGCTACAAGGACGCGGACGGCAACGTGCTGAACGGCGCGAACCGCTACCTCGTCAGGTTCGACCGCGAGCCGCCCGTCGACGCGTTCTGGTCGCTTACCATGTACAACGCCTCCGACAAGATGCTGGTCGAGAACCCGATCGACCGCTTCAAGGTCGGCACCGACACCAGGGGCCTGAAGCGGGCCGCGGACGGCTCGATCACGATCCCGATTCAGGTCGAGGCCCCGCAAGGCGACGCAGCGGCCAACTGGCTGCCGGCACCGACAGGCGACTTCTACGTGATCCTGCGGCTCTACCAGCCGAGCGACGAGATCCTGAATGGTACCTACCAGTTGCCGCAGATGCGAAAGGTCCAATAG
- a CDS encoding DUF1254 domain-containing protein: protein MLAAFLTIPATQAQDGMEPLGGQPPEGATASVKDFDYQIKYQRAFEAVLWNMPAIAIYSFRRAAFDNLGIRDNDIVAYSAPATPKLEAITANSTTPYITAFTDLRQGPVVLEVPAASAEGSVYGQVVDAWQFTIADVGPSGIDKGQGGKFLFTPPGYQGAIPPGYIHVTSPNFRIALAFRSVPAPGKSAADAYQYSKKLRMYYLSEAGSPPEQRFVDPIDKRYPTLPFYDGRHFEDMHAILSVEPVNPQDKVMMGMLTSLGIEKGKPFSPDETAKRAMQQAAIDAWFYMQHWFDNMPREKFYWPDRHYASLLQADANRTFTFGYDNHIDLIGRAAEYFWCTYMPKELSDTPATQYLMAMADKDGKLLQAGKLYKIDVPADMPVKQFWALTVYNRATMSFIYSDSNRTTLSSYDLDGMRKNADGSVTIYVGPKPPQGLEANWIPTAEKRPLPAMRFYGGTEALNNKTFKMPDFELVE, encoded by the coding sequence ATGCTCGCAGCCTTTCTCACTATCCCGGCAACGCAGGCTCAGGATGGCATGGAACCTCTCGGCGGGCAGCCTCCGGAAGGCGCGACCGCCTCGGTCAAGGACTTCGACTACCAGATCAAGTACCAACGCGCGTTCGAGGCGGTGCTGTGGAACATGCCTGCAATCGCGATCTACAGCTTCAGGCGGGCGGCGTTCGACAACCTCGGCATCAGGGACAACGACATCGTTGCCTACTCTGCGCCCGCCACCCCGAAGCTCGAAGCGATCACCGCTAACAGCACGACGCCCTACATCACCGCCTTCACGGACCTGCGACAGGGTCCGGTGGTGCTGGAGGTGCCCGCTGCAAGCGCCGAGGGCAGCGTCTACGGCCAGGTGGTCGATGCCTGGCAGTTCACGATTGCCGATGTCGGCCCGTCCGGCATCGACAAGGGTCAAGGCGGCAAGTTCCTGTTCACCCCGCCCGGCTATCAGGGCGCAATTCCGCCAGGGTACATCCACGTGACCTCGCCGAACTTCCGGATCGCGTTGGCCTTCCGGTCAGTGCCCGCGCCAGGGAAGAGCGCGGCCGATGCCTACCAATACAGCAAGAAGTTGAGGATGTACTATCTGTCCGAGGCCGGCAGCCCCCCGGAGCAGCGGTTCGTCGATCCCATCGACAAGCGGTATCCGACCCTTCCGTTCTATGATGGTCGTCACTTCGAGGACATGCACGCCATCCTGAGTGTCGAACCGGTCAACCCTCAGGACAAGGTGATGATGGGCATGCTGACCTCACTCGGTATCGAGAAGGGCAAGCCCTTCAGCCCGGACGAGACGGCCAAGAGGGCCATGCAGCAGGCGGCGATTGATGCCTGGTTTTACATGCAGCACTGGTTCGACAACATGCCCAGGGAGAAATTCTATTGGCCCGACCGGCACTACGCATCGCTACTCCAGGCCGATGCGAACAGGACCTTCACGTTCGGCTATGACAATCACATCGACCTGATCGGCCGCGCTGCCGAGTACTTCTGGTGCACCTACATGCCCAAGGAACTCAGCGATACGCCGGCGACGCAGTACCTGATGGCGATGGCCGACAAGGACGGCAAGCTCCTGCAAGCCGGCAAGCTCTACAAGATCGATGTGCCTGCCGACATGCCCGTCAAGCAGTTTTGGGCCCTGACGGTCTACAACCGCGCCACCATGTCCTTCATCTACAGCGACTCCAACCGCACGACGCTGTCCTCGTACGACCTCGACGGGATGAGGAAGAACGCCGACGGCAGCGTGACGATCTATGTCGGCCCGAAGCCGCCGCAGGGGCTCGAAGCCAACTGGATCCCGACCGCGGAGAAACGGCCGTTGCCGGCCATGCGGTTCTATGGCGGCACCGAGGCCCTCAACAATAAGACGTTCAAGATGCCGGACTTCGAACTCGTCGAGTGA
- a CDS encoding adenylate/guanylate cyclase domain-containing protein has protein sequence MPHQRFLDFNVTEAATWLVATARVALSPVEIVAQTCDRLVATGIPLWRVRVGQRLINPLLGAWGVIWMRETGAEEYTVPRSVLATSAFTGSPFEHVIKTRTRFYRSLRDLNPARDHPVLFELAEDGSTDYLALPIIYGDGSVQGAAFTTDASGGFSQEAIALIERLSPFLAAALEPAAMRRSAESLLRTYLGDGPAERIAAGAIRRGDQVAIEAAVLLTDLRGYTLLSEQLLPNALLERLGQYQELVVTAVRAEGGDVLKFIGDGVLAIFPVEDGGRETASTRARRALEAALLNAESIVGMHFVGCLHVGPVIYGNIGSPDRLDFTVVGPTVNFVSRLEAVAKSTNSAAVCSREVAACFPSDTTRPLGTFTLPGIPDEQAVFELIAPDRGLREDQGLTSR, from the coding sequence ATGCCCCATCAGCGGTTCCTCGACTTCAATGTCACCGAAGCCGCCACCTGGCTGGTGGCTACGGCACGAGTGGCTCTCTCCCCGGTCGAAATCGTTGCCCAAACCTGTGATCGGCTCGTAGCCACAGGAATCCCGCTCTGGCGGGTGCGGGTCGGGCAGCGGCTGATCAATCCTCTGCTCGGAGCCTGGGGAGTGATCTGGATGCGCGAAACCGGAGCCGAAGAGTACACCGTCCCCCGCAGTGTCCTCGCGACAAGCGCATTCACCGGCAGCCCTTTCGAACATGTGATTAAGACGCGGACCCGCTTTTACCGCTCCCTGCGCGATCTCAATCCAGCCCGTGACCATCCGGTGCTCTTCGAGCTTGCTGAGGATGGCAGCACAGACTATCTGGCTCTGCCGATCATCTATGGGGATGGCTCGGTCCAAGGGGCTGCGTTCACCACCGATGCTTCAGGCGGGTTCAGTCAAGAGGCCATCGCGCTGATCGAGAGGCTTAGCCCGTTCCTGGCAGCAGCGCTCGAACCTGCCGCGATGCGCCGTTCTGCCGAGAGCCTTCTGCGAACCTACCTTGGCGATGGTCCGGCCGAGCGCATTGCCGCTGGCGCTATCCGCCGCGGTGATCAGGTTGCGATCGAAGCCGCCGTGTTGCTGACCGATCTGCGTGGATACACCCTACTCTCGGAGCAGTTGCTTCCCAATGCGCTGCTGGAGCGCCTCGGCCAGTACCAGGAACTGGTGGTCACCGCGGTTCGAGCCGAGGGCGGGGATGTGCTGAAGTTCATCGGCGACGGCGTGCTGGCCATCTTTCCGGTTGAGGACGGCGGACGGGAGACGGCGAGCACTCGCGCGCGTCGGGCGCTGGAAGCGGCCTTGCTCAACGCCGAGTCGATCGTGGGGATGCACTTTGTCGGCTGCTTGCACGTCGGCCCTGTGATCTACGGCAACATCGGCAGCCCGGATCGGCTGGACTTCACGGTCGTGGGCCCCACGGTCAACTTTGTCAGCCGGCTGGAGGCGGTCGCCAAGAGCACAAACTCGGCCGCGGTGTGTTCCCGGGAGGTCGCAGCCTGCTTTCCGAGCGACACCACCCGGCCGCTTGGAACGTTCACGCTGCCAGGGATCCCCGACGAGCAGGCGGTCTTCGAGCTGATCGCACCGGACCGAGGGCTTCGGGAGGACCAAGGGCTGACCTCGAGATAA